Proteins from a genomic interval of Bradyrhizobium sp. CCGB01:
- a CDS encoding YraN family protein — MAKTDGPAEPKVASPERIAAFHTGISAESRAAAYLMAKGYRILAKRYRTPHGEIDIVARRRNLIAFVEVKARATLDDAAFAVTPRQQQRIIDAAQGWLVAHPEHAEFELRFDAMLIAPKRLPRHVLAAFDAST; from the coding sequence ATGGCGAAGACTGACGGCCCGGCGGAACCGAAAGTCGCCTCGCCCGAACGCATCGCCGCGTTCCACACCGGCATTTCGGCCGAGAGCCGCGCCGCCGCCTATCTGATGGCAAAAGGCTACCGCATCCTCGCAAAGCGCTACCGCACCCCGCATGGCGAGATCGATATCGTGGCGCGCCGCCGCAATCTGATCGCCTTCGTCGAGGTCAAGGCCCGCGCGACGCTGGATGATGCCGCCTTCGCCGTGACGCCGCGCCAGCAGCAGCGCATCATCGACGCTGCGCAAGGCTGGCTCGTTGCGCATCCCGAGCATGCCGAATTCGAACTGCGATTCGACGCCATGCTGATTGCGCCGAAGCGACTTCCGCGCCATGTGTTGGCGGCATTCGACGCCTCGACCTGA
- the rph gene encoding ribonuclease PH, translating into MRPSRRAPDELRPVTLERGVVKYAEGSCLVKFGDTHVLVTATLEDRLPPWLKGQGRGWVTAEYGMLPRATSERTRREASAGKQSGRTVEIQRLIGRSLRTIVDLEALGERQITVDCDVLQADGGTRTASITGAWVALADCINWMKARNMIKANVMRDNVAAISCGIYNGTPVLDLDYAEDSEAQTDANFVMTGDGRIIEVQGTAEREPFTQDEFLALMALARKGVARLVDLQKLAVA; encoded by the coding sequence GTGGTCAAATATGCGGAAGGCTCCTGCCTCGTGAAATTCGGCGACACCCATGTGCTGGTCACCGCCACGCTGGAAGACCGCCTGCCGCCGTGGCTGAAGGGCCAGGGCCGCGGCTGGGTCACCGCCGAGTACGGCATGCTGCCGCGCGCGACCTCAGAACGCACCCGCCGCGAGGCCTCCGCCGGCAAGCAAAGCGGCCGCACCGTCGAGATCCAGCGCCTGATCGGCCGCTCGCTTCGCACCATCGTCGATCTCGAAGCGCTCGGTGAGCGCCAGATCACGGTCGATTGCGACGTGCTCCAGGCCGACGGCGGCACGCGTACGGCCTCGATCACCGGCGCCTGGGTCGCGCTCGCCGATTGCATCAACTGGATGAAGGCGCGCAACATGATCAAGGCCAACGTGATGCGCGACAACGTCGCCGCGATCTCCTGCGGCATCTACAACGGCACGCCCGTGCTCGACCTCGACTATGCCGAGGATTCGGAAGCCCAGACCGACGCCAATTTCGTCATGACGGGCGATGGCCGCATCATCGAGGTGCAGGGCACCGCGGAACGCGAGCCGTTCACGCAGGACGAGTTCCTGGCGCTGATGGCGCTGGCGCGCAAGGGCGTCGCGCGTCTCGTGGACTTGCAGAAACTGGCTGTCGCGTAG
- a CDS encoding penicillin-binding protein activator has translation MLGPRNSRSPSPEESPVPGPPISGATRRSALGLLLGAPLLSACAGVQQSLSQFSNPFSSSSPPPAQPAGPPQQATTAGSGGVKVAVILPLSAAGNAGLAAQSMRNAAEMALAEFQNPNIQLLIKDDNGSPQGAQQGAQQAVDEGAEIILGPLFAQSVPAVAQVARTRGISVIAFSTDSSIAGRGVYLLSFLPESDVNRIVEYSASIGKRSVAVLVPDNAYGNVVEAAVKAAVPRRGGRIVAFEKYGADRATPARTVAQQLGSADALFIADDGDAVVAVADAMTAAGANLRNIQLLGTGLWDSPRVYASQNLQGGLYAAPDPAGFRAFSGRYRTKYGAEPIRTATLAYDAVALVAALARTQGTTRFSPDVLTNPSGFAGIDGLFRFRADGTNERGLAVMKVTTGGGVAVAGSPKSFGA, from the coding sequence ATGCTGGGCCCGCGCAATTCCAGGTCTCCCTCTCCCGAGGAGTCTCCCGTTCCGGGGCCCCCGATATCGGGGGCGACGCGGCGGAGCGCGCTCGGCCTGTTGCTCGGTGCGCCCTTGCTGTCGGCCTGCGCCGGCGTGCAGCAGAGCCTCAGCCAGTTTTCCAACCCGTTCAGCAGCTCCTCACCGCCACCGGCTCAGCCGGCAGGCCCGCCGCAACAGGCCACGACCGCCGGCAGCGGCGGGGTGAAGGTTGCCGTGATCCTGCCGCTCTCGGCGGCCGGCAATGCCGGCCTCGCCGCGCAGTCGATGCGCAACGCCGCCGAGATGGCGCTGGCCGAGTTCCAGAATCCCAACATCCAGCTCCTGATCAAGGACGACAACGGCAGCCCGCAGGGCGCGCAACAGGGCGCGCAGCAGGCGGTCGACGAAGGTGCCGAGATCATCCTGGGGCCGTTGTTCGCGCAATCGGTGCCGGCGGTGGCGCAGGTCGCCCGCACGCGCGGCATCTCGGTGATCGCGTTCTCGACCGATTCCAGCATTGCCGGCCGCGGCGTCTATCTGCTGAGCTTCCTGCCGGAATCCGACGTCAACCGCATCGTCGAATATTCCGCCAGCATCGGAAAGCGCTCCGTCGCCGTGCTCGTGCCCGACAATGCCTATGGCAATGTGGTCGAGGCCGCGGTGAAGGCGGCGGTGCCGCGCCGCGGCGGCCGCATCGTCGCGTTCGAGAAATACGGCGCCGATCGCGCCACGCCGGCACGGACCGTGGCGCAGCAGCTCGGCAGCGCGGATGCGCTGTTCATTGCCGATGACGGCGATGCCGTGGTTGCGGTCGCCGATGCGATGACTGCCGCGGGCGCGAATCTGCGCAACATCCAGCTGCTCGGCACCGGCCTGTGGGACAGTCCGCGCGTTTATGCGAGCCAGAACCTGCAAGGCGGTCTCTACGCCGCGCCGGACCCGGCCGGCTTCCGCGCCTTCTCCGGCCGCTACCGCACCAAATACGGCGCCGAGCCGATCCGTACCGCGACGCTGGCCTATGACGCGGTCGCGCTCGTCGCCGCGCTCGCGCGTACGCAGGGCACCACGCGCTTTTCGCCCGACGTGCTCACCAATCCTTCGGGCTTTGCCGGCATCGACGGCCTGTTCCGCTTCCGCGCGGACGGCACCAACGAGCGCGGGCTCGCGGTCATGAAGGTGACGACCGGCGGCGGTGTTGCGGTCGCGGGCTCGCCGAAGAGTTTTGGGGCGTAA
- the rdgB gene encoding RdgB/HAM1 family non-canonical purine NTP pyrophosphatase yields MHRRITGKLVIATHNPGKLAEMKELLAPYGIEAVSAGELGLPEPEETGNDFRSNAAIKAIAAAQATRLPSFADDSGIVVDALDGAPGIYSARWAGPNKDFAAAMAQIERLLQERGATAPEKRTAHFVSALCVAWPDDHLEEVEAHVDGTLVWPPRGTAGFGYDPMFLPDGHNRTFGEMTSIEKHGLPPLGLALSHRARAFVKLAEICLEPR; encoded by the coding sequence ATGCACCGCCGAATCACCGGAAAGCTCGTCATCGCGACCCACAATCCCGGCAAGCTCGCCGAGATGAAGGAGCTGCTCGCGCCCTACGGCATCGAGGCGGTGTCGGCCGGTGAGCTCGGCCTCCCCGAGCCCGAAGAGACCGGCAACGACTTCCGCAGCAACGCCGCGATCAAGGCGATCGCGGCGGCGCAGGCGACCAGGCTCCCGTCTTTCGCCGATGATTCCGGCATCGTGGTCGACGCGCTCGACGGCGCGCCCGGCATCTACAGCGCGCGCTGGGCCGGTCCGAACAAGGATTTTGCCGCGGCGATGGCGCAGATCGAGCGCCTGTTGCAGGAGCGCGGCGCGACCGCGCCGGAGAAGCGCACCGCGCATTTCGTCTCCGCGCTCTGTGTCGCCTGGCCCGACGATCATCTCGAGGAGGTCGAGGCGCACGTCGACGGCACCTTGGTCTGGCCGCCGCGCGGTACCGCCGGCTTCGGTTATGATCCGATGTTCCTGCCCGACGGTCACAACCGCACCTTCGGCGAGATGACCAGCATCGAGAAGCACGGCCTGCCGCCGCTCGGCCTCGCCCTGTCGCACCGCGCCCGCGCCTTCGTGAAACTGGCGGAGATCTGCCTTGAGCCGCGCTAA
- the rsmI gene encoding 16S rRNA (cytidine(1402)-2'-O)-methyltransferase, whose translation MRAKPTPINTPETTDPASRGFSIDAHRLTAPKAAPGLYLVATPIGNLGDITLRALQTLAGVDIIACEDTRITRRLTERYAIAAQLKQYHEHNAEAARPKILEALAAGGSVALVSDAGTPLISDPGFKLVREVCAAGHAVYALPGPSSVLAALSVAALPTDRFFFEGFLPAKSAARRSRLTELARIDATLVMFDSGNRVQDTLAELAEIMGSREAAICRELTKLHEEISRATLHELARDAATLETRGEFVLVIAPPAADAEVLTPDALDGLLREQLAAHSVKDAVVHAVALSGRPRREVYARALELAKDLRGGNGED comes from the coding sequence ATGCGCGCAAAGCCGACCCCGATAAATACACCTGAAACTACGGATCCCGCCTCGCGCGGTTTCTCCATCGACGCCCATCGGCTGACGGCGCCGAAGGCGGCGCCGGGTCTGTATCTGGTCGCGACCCCCATCGGCAATCTCGGCGACATCACGCTGCGCGCGCTTCAGACGCTCGCCGGCGTCGACATCATCGCCTGCGAGGACACCCGCATCACGCGGCGCCTGACCGAGCGCTACGCCATCGCGGCGCAGCTCAAGCAATATCACGAGCACAACGCGGAAGCGGCGCGTCCAAAAATCCTGGAGGCGCTTGCGGCAGGCGGCTCGGTCGCGCTGGTGTCGGATGCCGGCACGCCGCTGATCTCCGACCCCGGCTTCAAGCTGGTGCGCGAGGTCTGCGCCGCGGGCCATGCGGTCTACGCGCTGCCCGGCCCGTCCTCGGTGCTGGCGGCACTGTCGGTCGCCGCATTGCCGACCGACCGCTTCTTTTTCGAGGGCTTTCTGCCCGCGAAATCCGCTGCGCGCAGGTCGCGTCTCACCGAGCTCGCCCGCATCGATGCGACGCTGGTGATGTTCGACTCCGGCAACCGCGTGCAGGATACGCTGGCCGAGCTCGCCGAGATCATGGGGTCGCGCGAGGCCGCGATCTGCCGCGAATTGACGAAACTGCACGAGGAAATTTCGCGCGCGACGCTGCATGAGCTGGCGCGCGACGCCGCCACGCTGGAGACGCGCGGCGAATTCGTGCTGGTGATCGCGCCGCCTGCGGCGGACGCCGAGGTGCTGACGCCGGATGCGCTCGACGGTCTCCTACGCGAACAGCTCGCCGCGCACAGCGTCAAGGATGCCGTCGTGCATGCGGTCGCACTCTCGGGCCGGCCGCGCCGCGAGGTCTATGCCCGCGCGCTCGAGCTCGCAAAGGACCTGCGGGGCGGCAATGGCGAAGACTGA
- the hemW gene encoding radical SAM family heme chaperone HemW, with protein MSRAKEAFGVYVHWPFCLSKCPYCDFNSHVRHAAIDEARFASAFAREIATTAQRSPGREVTSIFLGGGTPSLMQPATVGAVLDAIGKHWTVASDVEVTLEANPTSVEATRFAGYRAAGVNRVSLGVQALDDASLKALGRMHSAREALDAVAIARRSFDRYSFDLIYARPDQTPAMWADELRLAIDEAAEHLSLYQLTIEEGTPFFGLHQAGKLKTPDEAVARALYDVTQETCDKLGLPAYEISNHARRGAECRHNLVYWRGDEYAGIGPGAHGRLDIDGIRHATATEKRPEAWLMRVETNGHGVVTDDLLNSEERADEFLLMGLRLAEGIDPERYKALSGRPLDPGRIALLREEGAITVDATGRLRVTSSGFPVLDAVVADLAA; from the coding sequence TTGAGCCGCGCTAAGGAAGCCTTTGGCGTCTACGTGCACTGGCCGTTCTGCCTGTCGAAGTGCCCCTATTGCGACTTCAACAGCCATGTCCGCCACGCCGCGATTGACGAGGCGCGCTTTGCGTCCGCCTTCGCCCGCGAGATCGCAACGACCGCGCAGCGTTCGCCCGGCCGCGAGGTCACATCGATCTTCCTCGGTGGCGGCACGCCGTCACTGATGCAGCCCGCAACCGTCGGCGCGGTGCTCGATGCGATCGGCAAGCACTGGACCGTTGCCAGCGACGTCGAGGTGACCCTGGAGGCGAACCCGACCAGTGTCGAGGCCACGCGCTTTGCCGGCTATCGCGCCGCCGGCGTCAATCGCGTCTCGCTCGGCGTGCAGGCGCTGGACGATGCCTCGCTGAAGGCGCTTGGCCGCATGCACAGCGCGCGCGAGGCGCTCGACGCCGTCGCGATCGCACGCCGCTCGTTCGACCGTTATTCGTTCGACCTGATTTATGCCCGTCCCGACCAGACGCCGGCGATGTGGGCCGACGAGCTGCGTCTCGCAATCGACGAAGCCGCCGAGCATCTGTCGCTCTATCAACTGACGATCGAGGAAGGCACGCCGTTCTTCGGCCTGCACCAGGCCGGCAAATTGAAGACGCCGGACGAAGCCGTCGCGCGCGCGCTCTACGACGTCACGCAGGAGACCTGCGACAAGCTCGGCCTGCCCGCCTACGAGATTTCAAATCACGCGCGGCGCGGCGCCGAGTGCCGGCACAATCTGGTCTACTGGCGCGGCGACGAATATGCCGGCATCGGCCCCGGCGCGCATGGCCGCCTCGACATCGACGGTATCAGGCACGCCACCGCCACCGAGAAGCGCCCCGAAGCCTGGCTGATGCGGGTCGAGACCAACGGCCATGGCGTCGTCACCGACGATCTTCTCAACAGCGAAGAGCGCGCCGACGAATTCTTGCTGATGGGGTTGCGGCTCGCCGAGGGCATCGACCCCGAACGCTACAAGGCGCTCTCCGGCCGCCCGCTCGATCCCGGCCGCATCGCGCTGCTGCGCGAGGAAGGCGCGATCACCGTCGATGCGACAGGTCGGCTGCGCGTGACGAGCAGCGGATTCCCCGTGCTGGATGCGGTGGTTGCGGATCTGGCAGCGTAG